Below is a window of Haloglycomyces albus DSM 45210 DNA.
CGCAGCAGCATCAGGAACACGCCGATCGCCCCGGCCGCCGCCGTCGCGGCTCCGACCCCCAGAAGCTTCGGATCGGTCGCGGTCGTCGCGAGGCTGGAACCGTCCCCCGCCGGACTACCGTTCCCTCCGGTGATGACCAAATTGGCGGTGCCGCTGTTGTCACCGCATTTGATGGTGACGGTGTAGGTCCCCGACTCCACACGTTCCGGAACGGTGAAGGTCCCCGAGGTGGTTCCACTGTCGTAATACAGGGTTACGGTCTTGCCCGCTATCGTCGCTTCGGCGTCCTGACGACAGTGCGTAGTCTCAATGTGGACTGCTGTACCCGGCCCCGCCGTCAAGGGCGCGATGGTAATCGGAATCGTTCGGGCCGACCCGCTCGAGGCCGTCCCCACGACCATCGTTCCCGCCAACAGCACGGCGGCGATCGCTCTGCAGACCTTCACAGTGGCTCCCCTTTCGTTTTGGGAAATCATCACGCAACCACTGTCAAAGCTTAAAGAGAGTATCCGACGGGCGTCCCATTTTTCCGAATATGCTTCGTTCCATCCTCTATGAGCACACGTCAGCGCCGTCGACTCTCACACGCTTGTCATCGGTCCCGCTGAGAAACCATTACGGCATGATGTCGACCGTCGCGACATCGCCCCGAGCCGACGGCGTTCACCAGAGCACCGTCGTCAATCGTCCATTGTGTCGGCACAATACAGACGCAGCAGGACAACCCCCAAAGCCAGAAGTTTACCGACCGCGTATACCAGTGCGGAAAGCGCCAAACCGGTGAGACTTACCCACAGCACGTGGAATACCGTGGTTCCCTTCGTCAACAGAAGGGCGATGACCGTCACCGCCGTGAGAAATACGAGACCGAGCGAAAAACCGCGAACCTTCTCGGCCTTGTCCGTCCACGTACGCAGCAGTTCGGCGATGGAGTAATCGTCTCGGTCCACGTCGTCGCGACGCATCAATTCAGCCTTTCACCATGGGGGAACCCGACTCCAATTCGTCATCGGGTTCCCCCACCATGTCAGGGTCGTATTACGCGAGACATATCAGGACGTTCCTTGTGCCGCACCCTTCACAGCCGCCGCGACGCTGGAAGCCACTGCCGGTTCCAAAGGCGACGGAACGATACGGCTCGGCGACAGGCGACTACCCACCGCGTCGGCAATGGCGTAGGCGGCGGCCAGTTTCATGCGATCGTCAATGGTCGTCGCCCCCGCGTCGAGCGCTCCACGAAAAATACCGGGGAAGGCCAACACGTTATTGATCTGATTGGGATAATCACTGCGCCCCGTGGCCACGATGTCGGCGTGAGCGCGAGCCACCTCGGGATCGACCTCCGGGGTTGGATTGGCCATGGCGAAAATGATCGCGTCGCTGTTCATCCCACGTAGAGCTTCCGGTGGAATGGCGGCTCCCGACACTCCAATGAGCACATCCGACGCTTCCAGAGCCGCATCGATGCCTCCGCTACGATGCCCCCGATTTGAGATCTCTGCCAGCTCCCGCTTCACGCCGGACAGACGGGAGCGCTCGCGAGTGATGATGCCCTGCGAATCGCAAACGACGATATCGCCGATTCCGGCCGTATTCAGTACCTTCGTTATTGCGGTACCGGCAGCACCTGCCCCGACCACTGTCGCGGTAATGTCACCGATTTTGCGACCTTGCAGTTTCAAGGCGTTGTGCAGGGCCGCGAGCGCCACGATGGCCGTCCCGTGTTGGTCGTCGTGGAAGACGGGGATGT
It encodes the following:
- a CDS encoding NAD(P)-dependent malic enzyme codes for the protein MQKRVFNAHRGGKIRTQPTVELETGDDLSLAYTPGVAQVSEAIAADQSLADTYTWRSNTVAVVTDGSAVLGLGDIGPAASLPVMEGKSALFQKFAGVDSIPICLNINDVDEIVASITAIAPSFGGINLEDIAAPRCFDIERRLDAAVDIPVFHDDQHGTAIVALAALHNALKLQGRKIGDITATVVGAGAAGTAITKVLNTAGIGDIVVCDSQGIITRERSRLSGVKRELAEISNRGHRSGGIDAALEASDVLIGVSGAAIPPEALRGMNSDAIIFAMANPTPEVDPEVARAHADIVATGRSDYPNQINNVLAFPGIFRGALDAGATTIDDRMKLAAAYAIADAVGSRLSPSRIVPSPLEPAVASSVAAAVKGAAQGTS